The following coding sequences lie in one Sedimentibacter sp. MB35-C1 genomic window:
- a CDS encoding DUF4489 domain-containing protein, whose amino-acid sequence MENRRYYPNIKYKNDCCEQDNFDSYEKDKFDCCKKCPKKRDTILECGIRPSDAIFEIDDGDVEDDQKFVLDRLIVDTTCLNKPIVKIEFSSLIFFEVEDDCGSEHEIEVDLLFKLIRICNGDKQCIQSWRYLYELEIENDIDELEVEMSQPFTVTFCDRPCSDCCEYKMVVEGVDFDGDFDALRVVKPDLSAIAQGYCD is encoded by the coding sequence ATGGAAAATAGAAGATATTACCCTAATATAAAATATAAAAATGACTGCTGTGAACAAGATAATTTTGACTCCTATGAAAAAGATAAATTTGACTGCTGTAAAAAGTGTCCAAAGAAGAGAGACACAATTTTAGAATGTGGAATCAGGCCTAGTGATGCAATTTTTGAAATTGATGATGGCGATGTAGAAGATGATCAAAAATTTGTATTGGATCGCTTGATAGTAGATACTACTTGCTTAAATAAACCTATTGTTAAAATTGAATTTTCAAGTCTTATTTTCTTTGAAGTTGAGGATGATTGTGGTTCTGAACACGAAATAGAAGTTGATTTGCTATTTAAGTTAATAAGAATTTGTAATGGTGATAAACAATGTATTCAAAGTTGGAGATATTTGTATGAACTTGAAATTGAGAATGATATTGATGAGTTAGAAGTAGAAATGAGTCAACCATTTACAGTAACATTCTGTGATAGACCTTGCTCAGATTGCTGTGAATATAAAATGGTAGTAGAAGGCGTTGACTTTGACGGAGACTTTGATGCATTAAGAGTTGTTAAACCTGATTTAAGTGCTATTGCACAAGGATATTGTGACTAA
- a CDS encoding FadR/GntR family transcriptional regulator has product MTLHSKRLSEQAAEDILNMITVKKKYLPGDKLPNENDLSAELKISRTTLREAIRILITHNILEIKRGKGTYVVPMQNLRDDFCLDDSMTAMIGLKDLMEIRLIIEPEIVYYAAKRASDKEIEKILYHGELIENKIRNGEDRTEEEQLFHNSIAKSTHNDFINRLMPIINQGIYKGVILSKEKCKANDDTLVDHRVIMDHLKKRDADGARIAMKLHIIRAMDNFGLSRD; this is encoded by the coding sequence ATTACATTGCATAGCAAAAGATTATCAGAACAAGCTGCTGAAGATATATTAAATATGATAACTGTGAAGAAAAAATACTTACCCGGTGATAAATTGCCTAATGAAAATGATCTTTCTGCAGAACTCAAAATTAGCAGAACAACTCTAAGAGAAGCAATAAGAATTTTAATTACGCACAATATTCTTGAAATAAAAAGAGGCAAGGGGACATATGTAGTGCCGATGCAGAATCTGAGAGATGATTTTTGTTTGGACGATTCTATGACTGCAATGATCGGCTTAAAAGATTTAATGGAGATACGGCTGATTATAGAACCTGAAATAGTTTACTATGCGGCTAAGAGAGCATCAGACAAGGAAATCGAAAAAATTCTTTATCATGGAGAGTTGATCGAAAATAAAATTCGAAATGGTGAAGATAGAACAGAAGAGGAACAGTTGTTTCATAATAGTATTGCTAAGTCAACACACAATGATTTTATCAACAGGCTTATGCCTATAATTAATCAGGGTATATACAAAGGTGTGATTCTTTCCAAAGAAAAATGTAAAGCAAATGATGATACTTTAGTAGATCATAGAGTAATAATGGATCATTTAAAAAAAAGAGATGCAGACGGAGCCAGAATAGCGATGAAGCTTCATATTATCAGGGCTATGGATAATTTTGGACTGTCAAGAGATTGA
- a CDS encoding glutamate synthase-related protein, giving the protein MSFSPSLGSTLTHTAVRTPENVSEYSGMCAVCTANCIGPCEIGLSAIRGCEALYPFETDKNQFASEKRYPLDFSHFNINGKVFGAYGCEENADSATYPKVDIQTSFGLSKKVKMNAPIILPAMAKLNWKDYYAGAALAGVPVVIGEDVVAKDKELALENGKVVSSPLIMKMVDSFREYYRGYGDIILQANYDDENLGVLDYAIKSLGVKSVELKFGQAAKGIQGMGAVKDIDDAVKLKKMGYLVYPDPEDPNIAENYKKGKGQIFEKIGKLPIWNEELLINRVAELRKLGAERICFKTGPFDPKDLVRIIKIASEAGVDLITFDGAGGGTGNSPVKMMNEWGMPTVYLESMLYNLLSRMKYKNFKLPQIAIAGGFATEDHIFKGLALGAPVVNFVAVGRAAMAAAMSGKQVDELLSQGIVTKEYKRFGSERNELFAGIRELKMYYDNTDKISGGAIGVYSYISRVSAGLKQLMALNRKFKLGFIERGDIIPLTELAAQVSGLDTYDDLLLKELSNI; this is encoded by the coding sequence ATGTCTTTTAGTCCATCATTAGGAAGCACGTTGACACATACAGCAGTAAGAACTCCGGAAAACGTTTCGGAATATTCTGGTATGTGTGCAGTCTGTACAGCTAATTGTATAGGTCCATGTGAAATCGGGTTATCTGCTATAAGAGGTTGTGAGGCTCTTTATCCCTTTGAAACAGATAAAAATCAATTTGCGTCAGAAAAGAGATATCCGCTTGACTTTTCACATTTCAATATAAACGGGAAAGTATTCGGAGCTTATGGATGTGAAGAAAATGCGGATTCCGCAACTTATCCGAAAGTAGATATTCAGACGAGTTTTGGGTTATCGAAGAAAGTAAAAATGAATGCACCTATAATTCTTCCCGCTATGGCTAAGCTGAATTGGAAAGACTACTATGCTGGTGCTGCCTTGGCAGGGGTTCCCGTTGTTATAGGAGAGGATGTTGTAGCAAAGGACAAAGAGCTGGCGCTTGAAAACGGGAAAGTTGTTTCTTCTCCGTTAATTATGAAAATGGTGGATTCTTTTAGAGAATATTACAGAGGATATGGAGATATAATTCTACAGGCAAATTATGATGATGAAAATTTAGGCGTGCTTGATTATGCAATAAAAAGCTTGGGCGTGAAGTCTGTTGAATTAAAGTTTGGGCAGGCAGCAAAAGGAATTCAAGGCATGGGAGCAGTTAAGGATATAGATGATGCTGTAAAATTAAAAAAAATGGGTTACCTTGTGTATCCTGATCCTGAAGATCCTAATATAGCGGAAAATTACAAAAAAGGCAAAGGACAAATATTTGAAAAAATAGGGAAACTTCCTATATGGAACGAAGAATTGCTTATTAATAGAGTTGCAGAATTAAGAAAATTAGGTGCCGAGCGCATATGCTTTAAAACTGGACCATTTGACCCTAAAGACTTGGTAAGGATTATAAAAATTGCTTCAGAAGCAGGAGTGGATTTGATTACCTTTGACGGAGCCGGTGGAGGTACCGGAAACAGCCCTGTTAAAATGATGAATGAATGGGGCATGCCCACTGTTTATCTTGAAAGTATGCTCTACAATTTGCTAAGCAGAATGAAATATAAAAATTTTAAACTACCTCAAATTGCCATTGCCGGAGGGTTTGCTACAGAAGATCATATTTTCAAGGGACTTGCGCTTGGAGCTCCCGTTGTAAATTTTGTTGCAGTAGGAAGAGCTGCAATGGCTGCTGCAATGTCAGGGAAACAAGTTGATGAATTATTGTCTCAGGGCATAGTTACCAAAGAATATAAAAGGTTCGGTTCGGAAAGAAATGAGCTTTTTGCAGGGATAAGAGAATTGAAAATGTACTATGATAATACTGATAAAATATCAGGCGGTGCTATAGGTGTTTATTCATATATAAGCAGAGTTTCAGCAGGTCTTAAGCAGCTTATGGCGTTAAATCGAAAATTTAAACTTGGATTTATTGAAAGAGGAGACATAATTCCTCTTACAGAATTAGCGGCTCAAGTTTCAGGATTAGATACCTATGACGATCTTTTGTTAAAGGAATTAAGTAACATTTAA
- a CDS encoding Mrp/NBP35 family ATP-binding protein, which yields MSENCNSSCSSCSQDCDSRKEPFDFMEKPHEMSSIKKVIGVVSGKGGVGKSLVTSMLAVTMKRRNHNVAVLDADITGPSIPKAFGLKEKAKGNDHGILPVKSKTGIDIMSINLLLANDSDPVIWRGPIIAGTVKQFWTEVIWKDIDYMFVDMPPGTGDVPLTVFQSIPVDGIIVVTSPQELVSMIVEKAVKMAENMNVPILGVIENMSYFKCPDCNSEHKIFGNSHIEEVAKKHNLEVLAKIPIDPKVAVSIDKGLVELCDDSLFNGIAEILEK from the coding sequence ATGAGTGAAAATTGTAATTCAAGCTGCAGTTCATGCAGTCAAGACTGCGACAGCAGAAAAGAGCCTTTTGATTTTATGGAAAAGCCTCATGAAATGAGCAGCATAAAGAAAGTTATAGGAGTTGTCAGTGGAAAAGGAGGAGTAGGAAAGTCTCTTGTTACCTCGATGCTTGCTGTAACAATGAAAAGAAGAAATCACAACGTTGCTGTTTTAGATGCAGATATAACAGGACCGTCAATACCAAAGGCTTTCGGTCTGAAAGAAAAAGCAAAAGGGAATGATCATGGAATACTTCCGGTAAAAAGCAAGACCGGCATTGATATAATGTCAATCAACCTTTTGCTGGCAAATGATTCAGACCCTGTAATCTGGAGAGGGCCAATAATTGCCGGAACAGTAAAGCAATTCTGGACTGAAGTTATTTGGAAGGATATAGACTATATGTTTGTCGACATGCCTCCTGGAACAGGAGATGTTCCTCTTACAGTATTTCAGTCGATTCCGGTGGACGGTATAATAGTTGTAACGTCACCTCAGGAACTGGTTTCAATGATTGTTGAAAAAGCGGTTAAGATGGCGGAAAATATGAATGTTCCTATTTTAGGAGTAATTGAAAATATGTCATATTTCAAATGTCCTGACTGCAACAGCGAACATAAAATATTTGGAAACAGCCATATTGAAGAAGTTGCTAAGAAGCATAATTTAGAAGTGCTTGCAAAGATTCCTATAGACCCTAAAGTTGCCGTATCAATTGATAAAGGATTGGTTGAACTTTGCGACGATAGTTTATTTAATGGTATTGCAGAAATTTTGGAAAAGTAA
- a CDS encoding YebC/PmpR family DNA-binding transcriptional regulator — MSGHSKWKTIKNKKGKADAQRGKIFTKLARYITVAVKEGGPDPSYNSSLATAIEKAKAQNMPNDNIDRAIKTGMAASSGDNFETITYEGYGPSGTAFMVQCLTDNKNRTAADVRHYFTKNNGNLGTTGCVGYLFSRKGVISIDLSDSIDEEALMMAALDVGAEDFETEDDSYEITTAPEDFISVLNGLKEAGYSNIKGDVMYIPSTTVKVTDEENVKYLERLIEALEDCDDVQEVYHNWDEPEEEEEE, encoded by the coding sequence ATGTCAGGACATTCTAAATGGAAGACCATAAAAAATAAAAAAGGGAAAGCAGACGCACAAAGAGGAAAGATTTTTACTAAATTAGCCAGATACATTACTGTTGCTGTCAAAGAGGGTGGCCCAGATCCAAGTTACAATTCATCTCTGGCTACAGCGATAGAAAAAGCCAAAGCACAGAACATGCCAAATGACAATATTGACAGAGCAATAAAGACAGGAATGGCGGCATCTTCGGGTGATAATTTTGAAACAATTACTTATGAAGGTTACGGACCAAGCGGAACGGCATTTATGGTTCAATGCTTAACTGACAATAAGAACAGAACAGCAGCAGACGTAAGACATTACTTTACAAAAAACAACGGAAATTTAGGTACAACCGGATGCGTAGGTTATCTGTTCAGCAGAAAAGGAGTCATTTCAATAGATCTAAGTGACAGCATAGACGAAGAAGCTCTTATGATGGCCGCTTTGGATGTAGGAGCGGAAGATTTTGAAACAGAAGATGACAGCTATGAAATTACCACAGCTCCCGAAGATTTTATAAGCGTTTTAAACGGGTTAAAAGAAGCAGGATACAGCAACATAAAGGGAGATGTAATGTATATTCCGTCAACTACCGTAAAGGTAACAGACGAAGAAAATGTAAAATATCTTGAAAGACTTATAGAAGCCCTGGAAGATTGTGACGACGTTCAGGAAGTTTACCACAACTGGGATGAGCCTGAAGAAGAGGAAGAAGAATAA
- a CDS encoding manganese efflux pump MntP family protein has protein sequence MGVLMLFFTSIGLSMDACAVSISNGMCFNKFEKKQILLTASAFGFFQAFMPILGYLVGSTFSEAISFLDHWIALILLGFIGGKMIVEALKELKHPEACLNVEKFLTFKTLLLQAIATSIDALAVGIGFAVIKVNIVNAALCIGIITFISSIIGSNLGKKFGEMFKQKAEFLGGSILILIGLKIFIEHVFFS, from the coding sequence ATGGGTGTCCTTATGCTGTTTTTCACATCAATTGGATTATCAATGGATGCGTGTGCCGTATCAATATCTAACGGAATGTGCTTCAATAAATTCGAAAAAAAGCAGATTTTATTAACCGCATCTGCTTTTGGTTTCTTTCAGGCTTTCATGCCTATATTAGGGTACTTAGTAGGATCAACCTTCAGCGAAGCTATTTCTTTTTTAGACCACTGGATTGCATTGATACTTTTGGGATTTATCGGAGGAAAAATGATTGTTGAAGCATTGAAAGAACTTAAACACCCAGAAGCATGTCTAAACGTCGAAAAATTTTTAACCTTTAAAACATTATTGCTTCAGGCCATCGCAACTAGCATTGATGCTCTGGCAGTAGGAATCGGATTCGCTGTAATAAAGGTTAATATTGTAAACGCTGCATTATGCATCGGCATTATCACATTTATAAGTTCAATAATAGGTTCAAATCTCGGCAAAAAATTCGGAGAAATGTTTAAGCAGAAAGCTGAATTTTTAGGCGGCTCAATATTAATACTAATAGGGTTAAAGATCTTTATAGAGCATGTTTTTTTCAGCTAA
- a CDS encoding NifB/NifX family molybdenum-iron cluster-binding protein: MKIALPAKSKDMGSELYESYGRAPYYLLYNSVTKESEFLDNSAVLSQGASGIRASQVIADNGVKVLITPRCGENAQKTLEKAEILIYKSVPGSLEHNINEFLSDKLSLLDEFNSRMYKD; this comes from the coding sequence ATGAAAATTGCATTACCTGCAAAGAGTAAAGACATGGGTTCAGAGTTATATGAAAGTTATGGACGCGCTCCGTATTATCTCTTATATAACAGTGTAACAAAGGAAAGTGAATTTTTGGATAACAGTGCAGTTTTAAGCCAGGGAGCTTCGGGAATAAGAGCTTCACAAGTTATTGCGGATAATGGAGTCAAGGTTTTGATTACACCAAGATGTGGAGAAAATGCACAGAAAACTTTAGAAAAAGCCGAAATACTAATTTATAAGTCAGTACCCGGCTCTTTAGAACATAACATTAACGAATTTCTCTCAGATAAATTAAGTCTGTTAGATGAATTTAATTCTAGGATGTACAAGGATTAA
- a CDS encoding DUF5320 domain-containing protein, whose translation MPGRDGTGPVNQGFNYGKRFFRNGYGRRGGCGGYGYGIGCFNGYKTRKEFLLEQKEILKKRVEDIEAELHDFD comes from the coding sequence ATGCCAGGAAGAGACGGAACAGGACCAGTTAACCAAGGATTTAATTATGGAAAAAGATTTTTTAGAAACGGCTACGGCAGAAGAGGCGGCTGCGGCGGTTATGGTTACGGAATTGGATGCTTTAATGGTTATAAAACTAGGAAAGAATTTCTTTTGGAACAAAAAGAAATTTTAAAAAAGAGAGTTGAAGACATTGAAGCAGAGCTACATGATTTTGATTAG
- a CDS encoding DUF134 domain-containing protein, whose product MPRPRKWRKVCCLPDSSRFGPLDSHAKGNMFVTMTIDEYETIRLIDLEGLSQEECASQMNVARTTVQGIYSDARSKLAESLVKGKVLRIEGGDYELCNGEGNFCSNACRRRRCNIEHNKEEV is encoded by the coding sequence ATGCCAAGACCAAGAAAATGGAGAAAGGTGTGCTGCCTCCCAGACTCAAGTAGATTTGGACCTCTTGATTCTCATGCTAAAGGAAACATGTTTGTAACTATGACTATTGATGAATATGAAACCATAAGACTGATTGACTTAGAGGGATTATCTCAAGAAGAGTGTGCTTCTCAGATGAATGTAGCTCGCACAACTGTACAGGGTATATACAGTGATGCAAGAAGCAAGCTTGCGGAATCTTTGGTTAAAGGAAAAGTTCTGAGAATAGAAGGCGGAGACTACGAGCTTTGCAACGGTGAAGGAAACTTCTGTAGCAATGCGTGCAGGAGGCGGCGATGTAACATCGAACATAATAAAGAAGAAGTATAG
- a CDS encoding YigZ family protein: MSNYKSVHKYGRDEIIINKSRFIGTALPVENEEQAVEFIESIKKEFKDASHNCYAYVIGENKNIQRYSDDGEPSGTAGMPILNVINQENIINAAVVVTRYFGGVLLGTGGLVRAYTRACKAGLDNGLIVDKNLYYNVSFNLDYTLLGKVENELLKNNFIVKDKIYSDHVKIKLIVKDDETDRIEDMINEITSGRTEINIGQASYYSVKGGRIIE, encoded by the coding sequence ATGAGTAATTACAAGTCAGTCCACAAATATGGAAGAGATGAAATAATTATTAATAAGTCAAGATTCATAGGCACAGCACTTCCGGTTGAAAACGAAGAACAGGCTGTAGAATTTATTGAAAGCATCAAAAAAGAATTTAAGGATGCGTCTCATAATTGTTATGCATATGTCATTGGTGAAAACAAAAATATCCAAAGATATTCAGATGACGGAGAACCGTCGGGAACTGCAGGTATGCCTATATTAAATGTTATAAACCAGGAAAACATAATAAATGCAGCAGTAGTCGTAACAAGGTATTTCGGAGGTGTACTATTAGGCACGGGAGGTCTTGTCAGAGCATATACAAGGGCATGCAAAGCTGGGCTTGATAATGGGTTGATTGTTGACAAAAACTTATACTATAATGTATCCTTTAACCTGGATTATACGCTGTTAGGTAAAGTTGAAAATGAGCTTCTGAAGAATAATTTTATAGTAAAAGATAAAATTTATTCTGATCATGTTAAAATCAAACTTATTGTTAAAGATGATGAAACAGATAGGATTGAAGATATGATTAACGAAATAACTTCTGGCCGTACAGAAATAAATATCGGACAGGCGTCATATTATTCCGTTAAAGGCGGAAGAATAATAGAATAA
- a CDS encoding 4Fe-4S binding protein, with the protein MNKTTKNYYIKTNRIFNPVRKYGWIITVLVAIGGLWEPKLGLVVLLIMGGLIITSFFSGRYWCGNICPHGSLFDKIILPYSANKKIPGFFKSKFFIIPFFLFFMFNFIRKMIMILNSWGTYDILDKIGALFSNTYLVVLIAGGALAIFVNSRTWCQFCPMGTMQKISLGLGRKLGIAKKTEKKITISDKSKCISCGKCSKVCPFQLSPYLEFSDKNQFDNINCIKCNTCVENCPLKILSLEKEDKSAA; encoded by the coding sequence ATGAACAAAACGACTAAAAATTATTACATCAAGACAAACAGAATATTTAATCCTGTCAGAAAATACGGCTGGATAATAACTGTGCTTGTGGCAATAGGAGGCTTATGGGAACCTAAATTAGGACTGGTAGTGCTTCTTATAATGGGAGGACTTATTATTACATCTTTCTTCAGCGGAAGATATTGGTGCGGTAACATATGCCCCCATGGGAGTCTGTTTGATAAAATAATACTACCGTATAGCGCAAATAAGAAAATACCGGGATTTTTCAAATCAAAATTTTTTATCATTCCGTTTTTCCTTTTTTTTATGTTTAATTTCATAAGAAAAATGATTATGATTTTAAATTCTTGGGGAACTTATGATATTTTAGATAAAATAGGCGCTTTGTTTTCAAACACATACTTAGTTGTTCTGATTGCTGGCGGAGCTCTTGCAATATTTGTAAATTCAAGAACATGGTGTCAATTCTGCCCAATGGGAACAATGCAAAAAATCTCGCTTGGATTAGGAAGAAAATTAGGCATCGCAAAAAAAACAGAGAAAAAAATTACAATTTCAGATAAATCTAAATGCATCAGCTGTGGAAAATGCTCTAAGGTCTGCCCGTTTCAGCTTAGCCCATACCTTGAATTTTCTGACAAAAACCAATTTGACAACATAAATTGCATTAAGTGCAATACATGTGTAGAAAACTGCCCTTTAAAAATACTATCACTGGAAAAGGAAGACAAATCAGCCGCATAA
- a CDS encoding YibE/F family protein, giving the protein MELLKKHKDTVIYIFTLIFSLLFLLIGYTSNKSDLSALKEQTSYRAKVLSVEEIKEDQIDYGYEMMATKSIRFIAQIKNYDSGNDKVEAYQFIDEAVGINPKQIEVGDDVLISLLSSRENVEKNVWTFIEYYRTDSLIIIAALFFSLLILLCKRKGINTIVSLIITCFSIFFVFVPSILNGKNIYISSITICIFIILSSMLIINGAHKKTLCAIVGNLGGLAAAGILSYVISKMLNLTGMIDQDSIFLFMVNTENPIDLKAILWGSIVIGSLGAIMDISMSIASAINELSENIENKSYKVFLKSGLNIGQDSIGTMTNTLVLAYIGSSLSIVLLMVLYNNDFLQLINLEMIVFEILQAIIGSMGILLAIPVTSIFSAYIFSKY; this is encoded by the coding sequence ATGGAACTGTTAAAAAAGCACAAAGATACGGTTATATACATTTTTACATTGATATTTTCACTTTTGTTTTTATTAATAGGATACACTTCTAACAAATCAGATTTAAGTGCCCTTAAAGAACAGACATCTTACAGAGCAAAAGTCCTATCTGTGGAAGAGATTAAAGAAGATCAAATTGACTACGGATATGAAATGATGGCCACTAAATCAATTCGATTTATTGCGCAAATAAAAAACTATGACTCCGGTAATGATAAAGTCGAAGCTTACCAATTTATTGACGAAGCTGTCGGAATTAATCCCAAACAAATTGAAGTAGGTGATGATGTCTTAATATCTCTTCTTAGCTCAAGAGAAAATGTTGAAAAAAACGTGTGGACTTTCATAGAATATTATAGAACAGATTCACTAATAATTATTGCTGCGTTGTTTTTTTCGTTGCTCATACTGTTATGCAAAAGAAAAGGAATTAATACGATTGTATCATTAATTATAACCTGCTTTTCCATTTTCTTTGTTTTCGTACCTTCGATATTAAACGGTAAGAACATTTATATTTCTTCAATTACAATTTGTATATTCATCATACTTTCAAGCATGTTAATCATAAACGGCGCTCACAAGAAGACTTTATGCGCAATTGTTGGGAACTTAGGAGGCCTTGCTGCTGCCGGAATACTCTCGTATGTAATCAGCAAAATGCTGAACCTAACGGGAATGATAGACCAAGATTCCATATTCCTTTTCATGGTTAATACCGAAAACCCTATAGATTTAAAGGCTATACTGTGGGGCAGCATTGTAATAGGCTCATTAGGAGCGATTATGGACATCTCCATGTCAATAGCTTCTGCTATAAATGAGCTTTCCGAAAATATTGAAAATAAAAGTTACAAAGTATTCCTAAAATCTGGACTTAATATTGGACAAGATTCAATTGGAACAATGACAAACACTTTAGTGTTGGCCTATATTGGGAGTTCATTATCTATAGTTCTACTGATGGTATTATATAACAATGATTTTTTGCAGCTTATAAATCTTGAAATGATAGTGTTTGAAATATTGCAGGCAATCATAGGAAGTATGGGGATACTTCTTGCCATCCCCGTAACTTCCATATTTTCAGCATATATTTTTAGCAAGTATTAA
- the ilvD gene encoding dihydroxy-acid dehydratase produces the protein MRSDQVTKGVQQAPHRSLFNALGITKEEMNKPLIGIVSSYNEIVPGHMNLDKIVEAVKMGVAMAGGTPIVFPAIAVCDGIAMGHEGMKYSLVTRDLVADSTEAMAMAHCFDGLVMVPNCDKNVPGLLMAAARINIPTIFVSGGAMLAGRIRDKKTSLSSLFETVGAYNAGKITLAEVEEYENKACPTCGSCSGMFTANSMNCLTEALGMGLKGNGTIPAVYSERIRLAKHAGMKIMELLEKDIKPKDIMTKEAFMNALAVDMALGCSTNSILHLPAIAYEAGVELNPDIANEVSAKTPNLCHLAPAGNTYIEDLNEAGGVYAVMNELNKNGLLNTNLITCSGKTVGENIEGCINLNHDVIRPIENPYSKTGGIAVLKGNLAPDTCVVKRSAVAPEMLVHEGPARVFDCEEDAINAINTGKIVAGDVVVIRYEGPKGGPGMREMLNPTSAIVGRGLGNSVALITDGRFSGATRGASIGHVSPEAAVGGNIALVEEGDIIKIDITKNKIDFIVSDEELEKRRAKWQPREPKITKGYLARYRALVTSGNRGAILEVPKFK, from the coding sequence ATGAGAAGTGATCAAGTCACCAAGGGAGTTCAGCAGGCTCCTCACCGCTCCCTTTTTAACGCCTTAGGTATTACAAAGGAAGAAATGAACAAACCTCTAATAGGAATAGTAAGCTCATATAATGAAATAGTTCCCGGACACATGAATTTGGATAAAATTGTTGAAGCCGTTAAAATGGGAGTCGCTATGGCAGGCGGTACCCCCATCGTGTTTCCTGCTATAGCAGTATGCGACGGGATTGCAATGGGACATGAAGGAATGAAATATTCCCTGGTTACAAGGGATTTAGTTGCAGATTCAACAGAAGCAATGGCTATGGCTCATTGTTTTGACGGACTTGTTATGGTACCAAACTGCGATAAAAATGTACCAGGGTTGTTAATGGCTGCGGCAAGGATTAATATCCCTACAATATTTGTAAGCGGCGGAGCAATGCTTGCAGGAAGAATTAGGGACAAAAAGACAAGCCTTTCAAGCTTGTTTGAGACCGTTGGAGCATACAATGCAGGTAAAATTACACTTGCTGAAGTCGAAGAATATGAAAACAAAGCATGTCCTACTTGCGGTTCATGTTCAGGTATGTTTACTGCAAACAGCATGAACTGCCTTACTGAAGCATTAGGAATGGGGCTTAAGGGAAATGGAACAATTCCAGCTGTTTATTCAGAAAGAATCAGACTTGCAAAACATGCAGGAATGAAAATAATGGAGCTTTTGGAAAAGGACATAAAACCAAAAGACATTATGACAAAAGAAGCATTCATGAACGCTTTGGCTGTAGATATGGCTTTAGGTTGCAGCACAAACAGCATACTGCATCTTCCAGCCATTGCATATGAGGCAGGAGTTGAATTAAATCCGGATATTGCAAACGAAGTAAGTGCAAAAACTCCAAATTTATGCCACCTTGCGCCGGCAGGAAACACTTATATTGAAGACCTTAACGAAGCAGGCGGAGTCTACGCCGTAATGAATGAACTAAATAAAAATGGACTTCTCAATACAAACTTAATAACATGCTCCGGAAAAACCGTAGGAGAAAACATTGAAGGCTGTATTAACCTAAATCATGATGTAATCAGACCGATTGAAAATCCTTATAGCAAAACTGGCGGAATAGCAGTTCTTAAGGGGAATCTTGCTCCGGATACATGCGTAGTTAAGCGCTCCGCCGTCGCACCTGAAATGCTGGTTCACGAAGGACCCGCAAGAGTATTTGACTGCGAAGAAGATGCTATAAATGCAATTAATACAGGCAAAATAGTGGCAGGAGACGTTGTTGTTATTCGCTACGAAGGCCCTAAAGGAGGCCCCGGCATGAGAGAAATGCTTAACCCTACTTCAGCAATAGTCGGAAGAGGACTTGGTAACAGCGTTGCCCTCATCACAGACGGGCGATTTTCCGGTGCTACAAGAGGCGCATCAATAGGACACGTATCACCTGAGGCAGCTGTTGGCGGAAATATTGCCCTCGTTGAAGAAGGAGACATAATTAAAATAGATATAACTAAAAATAAAATAGATTTTATAGTATCAGATGAAGAGCTTGAAAAAAGAAGAGCAAAGTGGCAGCCGAGAGAGCCAAAAATTACAAAAGGCTACCTTGCAAGATACAGAGCATTAGTCACATCAGGTAACAGAGGAGCAATCCTTGAAGTTCCAAAATTCAAATAA